One part of the Trichomycterus rosablanca isolate fTriRos1 chromosome 25, fTriRos1.hap1, whole genome shotgun sequence genome encodes these proteins:
- the LOC134302793 gene encoding C2 calcium-dependent domain-containing protein 4C, which translates to MWLLEKIRGSVEGNVLRQRNSGDNQSKGPTHSNVLTPDKIPDFFIPPKLVCCPPEADTPETKPKNGLHSSTSEQTICCKTPQGGSRSPRLMCKLTGDTKNLLKAANRHIIQIESADDLASGDVGSLTTNADPQSQTAMSLPYVPKAQTSYGFTTLMESPHTRRKESLFHSDPISPLTSPNSQRKTQTNSNHLNPGACNVSHNNPYRYFSGGESDTCSSAESSPFGSPLLSRSASLLRTFTHETRAKVSRAKRSLARHSSLSTDDCSSVETSPNIQRRFRCPPSPAFAGRKSGANAERLTQHTVKLHKKGMLRLCTDYDTESARLRVRVLSADDLYDRQVDTKSINCCVSLYLNPGKQQKQRSNIIKNSRNPVFNEDFFFDSLPAAQVKNLAIKIKVVNKGTSLKRDTLLGEREVLLRDLLPGI; encoded by the coding sequence ATGTGGCTCCTGGAGAAGATCCGCGGCTCTGTGGAGGGCAACGTTCTCCGTCAGCGCAACTCCGGGGACAACCAATCCAAAGGACCCACACACAGCAACGTGCTCACGCCCGACAAGATTCCAGACTTCTTCATCCCACCGAAGTTGGTGTGTTGCCCCCCAGAAGCCGACACCCCTGAGACGAAGCCAAAGAATGGCCTGCACTCCTCCACGTCTGAGCAGACCATCTGCTGCAAGACGCCGCAGGGGGGCTCACGCAGCCCGCGCCTCATGTGCAAGCTGACAGGAGACACCAAGAACCTTCTCAAGGCTGCCAACCGCCACATCATTCAGATCGAGAGCGCGGATGACTTAGCATCGGGAGACGTAGGCAGTCTCACGACCAACGCGGACCCTCAGTCGCAAACGGCCATGTCTCTGCCGTACGTACCCAAAGCGCAGACGTCCTATGGCTTCACCACACTCATGGAGAGCCCTCATACACGCCGCAAAGAGTCTCTCTTTCACAGCGACCCTATTAGCCCGCTCACGTCTCCCAATTCTCAGCGCAAGACCCAGACAAACAGCAACCACCTGAACCCAGGCGCCTGCAACGTCTCACATAATAACCCATACCGGTATTTCAGCGGCGGCGAGAGCGACACTTGCTCCTCAGCCGAGTCATCGCCCTTCGGGTCACCTTTACTCTCCCGTTCCGCCTCGCTCCTAAGAACGTTCACGCACGAGACCCGGGCTAAAGTGTCGCGTGCCAAGCGCTCACTGGCCCGCCACAGCTCGCTCTCCACCGATGACTGTAGCTCGGTGGAGACCAGCCCCAACATCCAGCGTCGCTTCCGATGCCCGCCATCGCCCGCATTCGCCGGGCGCAAATCGGGAGCCAACGCCGAGCGCCTCACCCAGCACACCGTCAAACTGCACAAGAAAGGGATGCTGCGACTCTGCACAGACTACGACACGGAGTCAGCGCGGCTCAGGGTGCGCGTGCTTTCCGCCGACGACCTGTACGACAGGCAGGTGGACACCAAGAGCATCAACTGCTGCGTGTCGCTCTACTTGAACCCGGGCAAGCAGCAAAAGCAGAGAAGcaacattattaaaaacagcCGCAATCCGGTTTTCAACGAGGACTTTTTCTTCGACTCCTTGCCCGCCGCTCAGGTCAAGAACCTGGCCATCAAGATAAAAGTGGTGAACAAAGGAACCAGCCTGAAGAGGGACACGTTGCTTGGGGAGAGAGAGGTGCTCCTCAGGGATCTGCTTCCTGGCATTTAG